The region AAATAGAGGAGGACCTGAAGACGCTACTTAAGGTGCATGAAAAACTTGCGGAATGTATTCAACGCAAACCGCAATTCATTGCAGTAGAATCGGTCGGAACATGCGGCAAGTAAAGCATTTTCCATTGGATCAGTGATCAACGGGATCATCGATCGTAACTGTTGGAGGCGAGAAGGACGTAACAATCGCGTTCTTCGCCAGTGGAAACTGGTGAGACCGACTTTCCCGAAAGTGCATAAAATATCCAGCCGTGTTGGGAATCGCAATCAGATCCCCAACGTTAATCCCGTTGGGAAATCGGAATCTGCGAAGACTTATTAATTCCGACTCAGTGCAATAAGCCCCCACCAGATAACCTTCCAGTTCTTTCCCCCTACGACCGTTCGGCACAGGAACTAAGATTGGGTCAACGAGGAAGTCATCGCTACTCGTTCGGCATTGTGTGGAATTCATGCTGAGACCAATGAACCATTCTCCATTGGGGTGCTGTTTCCGAAATACAACTTTGGCTACCGTCATGCCACATCCATCCAGCACGCTTCGGCCTGGCTCGCAGCGAAGTTGCAGGTTCCGTTGACTTACGGCATCCGCAATCCTTTGATCTTCAAATCCAGCCGAAAGAACTTTTCTAAGCCACTCACCTTGAACGCACCTCTGGTAGTACGGATAACAATTTCGACGGCCGTAGACTTCTCCATGTACATCCATAAATCCTAGTCCATGATTTCTGTACGTAATGGGCTTGATCCTACCTAAGACAGCTTGATGAAGATTCTCCCAAAATGCATCCCACTGGCGTTCGTCTTCCAGATACGACATGGGTATTCCTCCACCGATGTCGAGAAACCGTACTGAATGCCCAAGGTTTCTCAGGACATCGACGATCGGTAGACACTGAGTAATCGCAGCCATTCGTTGACCGGCAGAGTATCCGTCGAGATGAAAGTGTATACCGACGATCTCCATTAACGGATGAGATATCGTTTGGTGGAAGGTGCGAAGAAACGAACTCAGATGATTGATGTTGATACCAAAGCGAGAGTCGAGTTGTGTGCCGCCAAACTCGAATCCACTCAGTCGTAACGCAACCTTGATTGGCAACCCAAATCTCAACTGCGTTTCCAATTGTGTTAACTCATCTGCGTTGTCGACAGCAATAGTTACACCGTGCTGTACGCAGGCAGAGAAAAGTGACTCATCCTTGATGGCTGCCGTGCAGATTATGTTTGTGCCGGAAATATCGTGCTCGATCACCTGTTGCAGTTCCTGCAGGCTGGCAATATCGAGTCCAGCCCCGGCTTTATCGGCGGCATCAACTAGGCTCAAGCACTTATTCGCCTTGCGTGCGAAGAAGACTTGAAAGTCGACTCCAAATTCTTGAGTGACTCTGTTCAATTCTTCTACATTATGAGTCAACGGCTCGGTATTGATAATATTCAAGGGAGAGCCGTACTCGTCAACCCACTGATGAAGTTCAGGACATGTCAGGATCGCTTCCATCCAAGCTGGCAATGTTGCATCTAAAGGCAGCACCCCCTGGCAATTCAATCTAATGCCTGACGTCGGAAAGATGGCGTTGTTCAATGGGAGAGCTTTCGAAGGAAAATGCGTTTGGCGGTTTCTTTAGCCCAGTTTTCGATATGGGGATGGAGATTTCGGCTCAAAGTATCGTTGCCCAGAACAGCCCCTTCGGTGACCCTACCAAAAATGGCCAGATTCTCGTGGGGATAAGAAAGGGGACGACCTCGTTGATCAATCTGCAAACCGATGTCTCGGTCCTGCCAAGAGATCGTTTTGTCAGCGATAAGGCGAGAGAGGGGGCCATGGGGATCAATTTGGTATGGTGAAGGAATGACGGCATTGATCGCAACGTCGACTTCTTCGACGATACCGTCGCGAATTAGTTCAAGCTGATTAGGTCGCACGGCAAGTTTGGCCCCTTTGACGAAATTGAGGTCAATAACCTCTGAATCGATAAGTGCGAGCATTCGACTCATATTCTCAGGCGGAGGGCCGAATGCTATTCGTTCCATCTCGGCACTGATAGGGCGGAACAACTTCCAAGCTTCATTAGATATGCCTCCATGACTCACTCGTTCCACAAGAGCTGGATAAATTCGTCGCCAGGTTTCGCCCCATACCCAAGCTTCGTTCGGTGGTGCCAGACCGAGCCCAACGTTGAGTGATTGTTTCATCAAGTCGTAAGCTTTAAAACCTGGGAAGAACGTGCTTCTCCACCATTTGTACCATTGGTCAAGACGAGATTTCGATAGAGTGCTGTTTAAACCTGGATGAATCGATTGATAGACGTCGCCGGCTGTTCGTGTTACCGATTGCCACAGATCTCGCACCTGTTGCGAAGGATCAGCGGATCGTGCGGCATCTAAAATCGCTTCGGATCCACTTTGCCAAATATCTGACAAAATTGGTGGTAGTTCCATCTGCGATTCAATCGACTTCGCTAGAAGCGGGCGGCCTGTCCGCGAGTAAGGATAGATCTTAGATGGTTCGTCACCTGAGCGGTCGTAAGTCCAATCTTCTACGGCTGGTTGAAATTGACCGCCGCGTCCCTCAGTTAGAGCCAGGCTAGCATCAATCCAGGTTAGTCCAAAACCTCGAATTGCCACTCTGATCTTCGATGCGACACGCGTGCGGGAAAGCTGGGAGTCTACGGGAAATACCCGCTCAATCAGTCGCCGGTCATCGCCTTCGGCAAGTGAGTTAGTGGAGCGCCATCCTTCGTGTCCGAGTGTCATTACGAGATCATCGGCCACCCACCTATGATCCTCTGTAGATATAATCCACTGAGAATTGCATTTCTTGACGTCCGCAATATGGAGGTGATGGACGTTGAGGGTAACATTTTCGGGCAAGCTGGATCGGACTATTTCAAAGCACTCGTGAAGATATCGTCCGACAACAGCCCGCGGAGAAAATCCTTCTGGATTGGCCCATTGAGGATAACTGGCCTGAAGCCAACTCAGGAGCGACAACTCGTCCTTGCCGCGAAATTCGCCATGACTCCATGCGTCGATTTTCCCATTGGGAAAGTTCATTCGAAGGAAATCAGGTTGGTTGACGTCATAGACATTTCCAGAACCAATGTAGGGGCAAGAATCGAATATATCGATTTCTATCGGTCCAGTCCGAGGGTGGCATCTTAGCGCGCGGCTCAACGATTCCAGGCAATAAAAACCTCGTGGTCCTCCTCCGATAATCGCAATTTTGTGAGGCGTATTTCCGTAGGATAAAGGATGCCCCTGATTGCTTGGTGACTGAATATGTATTGAAACCATTATGTCCCCGACTCCTCCGAGACAGATTTGGGAGTGCCTGCAAGCCTGTCCAATTCTTCAGGGGTAACGCGCATCTCTTTTTGCACCCACTCGTCGTTGAATACAGTATCTAAGTATCTCGTCCCGGAGTCATGCAGGATTGCTACACAAGTCTTCCCGGCTAGTGAATGCTGGCGAGCGCGAATAGCCTCGAGGACTCCACCGCCTGATCCTCCAACTAGCATCGCCTCGGTCGCTGCTGCCCGCCTGCATCCGATGACGCATTCGAGATCGGTAACGCGATGTATGAGATTGAACGACTGGTTGCGAGCAAGCGCAGGTTCGCGACCAGTACCAAGTCCTGGAATCGTGCGACGTCCCGCCGTCCCTCCGAATAATACGCTTCCCACAGCATCTACGGCGACGACTTCAGTTTTTCTGTTCCGCGAGCGGAGGTAATTGCGACAACCTTGTATTGTGCCCGTGCTGCTCGTGGCCACAAACAGGTAGTCTAAACTACCCTCCATGGCCTCATCAATTTCGCGGATCGTCCCCAATTCATGTGCCTTCGGATTCTCTGAGTTGGCATACTGGTTGGGCCAATAGCTATTAGCAGTATTCTCAAGAAGAAAACACACGCGCGCCAGGCGAGCCGCGAGGAAATCGCCATCAATAGGAGTCGTTACTTTATGAATTTCTCCTCCTAATGCCCGTATGATAGCGAGGTTCTGTTTTTGAGCCCGTGGGTCAACGACGCAGATGAATCGAAGGCCGTAGTAGCGGCATGCCTGAGCAAGACCGATTCCCATATTACCGGAGGACGATTCGATGATGGTTGTGCCTGCATTCACTTTTCCGGAGGTTATCGCTTCGCGAAGCATCTGAGATGCCGGCCGATCCTTAGCGCTACCGCCTGGATTTTGCGATTCAAGCTTGGCATATAAAGTGACATCGTTTCGATCCAAGTAGCGAGTTAGGCAGATTAAGGGAGTTAACCCGATTGCCTCAAGTATTCCATTCGCGGCGGGAGTCTTCTTCGGCGAAGGACCTTCGAGAAGTGGTGGGCGCGAAATGACGGTAGCTAGTTCACCAATGCCGTTTACCATAGTGGCGTGCTCGTTCCTGGCGATATGACTTTGGGGCCTAAAAACTGAACACACGTGCGTGATGCAATAACCGTGCCGTTATTGCCAAGGTAAACTGCATGATGCACGCCGCAGAACGGTTCCTTGCAAAGAAATACACTTTGTGCAGCGAATAAAATGAAGCAAGATACTAGGTTATAGAGCTTACCGAGGATTATTTGTAAGAACAAATGCTAACGATGAGGCTCGATTATCGACTAGGTTGGCTCTTGAGGAACCAAAGCAAGCAAGGATTGAATTTCCGAAGGCTCAGCGGGTTTAACCAAGTGATGATCAAAGCCCGCTTCTTTTGTTTTCCGTTTGTCATCTTCCTGCCCCCAACCAGTCAGCGCGATCAGTACGATCTTTTTGCCCCATGGTTGCTGACGGATATGTCGGGCAGCTTCGTAACCATTCATCTTAGGCATGCCGATATCCATGAAGATGACTTGAGGACGAAATTGCTCGTCTATTTCAACCGCTTGCAATCCGTCGTCAGCAGTTTCTACTTCA is a window of Bremerella sp. TYQ1 DNA encoding:
- a CDS encoding FAD/NAD(P)-binding protein, which encodes MVSIHIQSPSNQGHPLSYGNTPHKIAIIGGGPRGFYCLESLSRALRCHPRTGPIEIDIFDSCPYIGSGNVYDVNQPDFLRMNFPNGKIDAWSHGEFRGKDELSLLSWLQASYPQWANPEGFSPRAVVGRYLHECFEIVRSSLPENVTLNVHHLHIADVKKCNSQWIISTEDHRWVADDLVMTLGHEGWRSTNSLAEGDDRRLIERVFPVDSQLSRTRVASKIRVAIRGFGLTWIDASLALTEGRGGQFQPAVEDWTYDRSGDEPSKIYPYSRTGRPLLAKSIESQMELPPILSDIWQSGSEAILDAARSADPSQQVRDLWQSVTRTAGDVYQSIHPGLNSTLSKSRLDQWYKWWRSTFFPGFKAYDLMKQSLNVGLGLAPPNEAWVWGETWRRIYPALVERVSHGGISNEAWKLFRPISAEMERIAFGPPPENMSRMLALIDSEVIDLNFVKGAKLAVRPNQLELIRDGIVEEVDVAINAVIPSPYQIDPHGPLSRLIADKTISWQDRDIGLQIDQRGRPLSYPHENLAIFGRVTEGAVLGNDTLSRNLHPHIENWAKETAKRIFLRKLSH
- the sbnA gene encoding 2,3-diaminopropionate biosynthesis protein SbnA, with protein sequence MVNGIGELATVISRPPLLEGPSPKKTPAANGILEAIGLTPLICLTRYLDRNDVTLYAKLESQNPGGSAKDRPASQMLREAITSGKVNAGTTIIESSSGNMGIGLAQACRYYGLRFICVVDPRAQKQNLAIIRALGGEIHKVTTPIDGDFLAARLARVCFLLENTANSYWPNQYANSENPKAHELGTIREIDEAMEGSLDYLFVATSSTGTIQGCRNYLRSRNRKTEVVAVDAVGSVLFGGTAGRRTIPGLGTGREPALARNQSFNLIHRVTDLECVIGCRRAAATEAMLVGGSGGGVLEAIRARQHSLAGKTCVAILHDSGTRYLDTVFNDEWVQKEMRVTPEELDRLAGTPKSVSEESGT
- a CDS encoding Y4yA family PLP-dependent enzyme, with amino-acid sequence MNNAIFPTSGIRLNCQGVLPLDATLPAWMEAILTCPELHQWVDEYGSPLNIINTEPLTHNVEELNRVTQEFGVDFQVFFARKANKCLSLVDAADKAGAGLDIASLQELQQVIEHDISGTNIICTAAIKDESLFSACVQHGVTIAVDNADELTQLETQLRFGLPIKVALRLSGFEFGGTQLDSRFGININHLSSFLRTFHQTISHPLMEIVGIHFHLDGYSAGQRMAAITQCLPIVDVLRNLGHSVRFLDIGGGIPMSYLEDERQWDAFWENLHQAVLGRIKPITYRNHGLGFMDVHGEVYGRRNCYPYYQRCVQGEWLRKVLSAGFEDQRIADAVSQRNLQLRCEPGRSVLDGCGMTVAKVVFRKQHPNGEWFIGLSMNSTQCRTSSDDFLVDPILVPVPNGRRGKELEGYLVGAYCTESELISLRRFRFPNGINVGDLIAIPNTAGYFMHFRESRSHQFPLAKNAIVTSFSPPTVTIDDPVDH